The stretch of DNA GGCCCCGGCGACCTCGTGACCGTAAATTCCTCGGGCCAGCTGCTCAACAGGGCCTCAACAGGTGTCCGCACGTACGGTGCCGCCAAAGTCATCGGCTCCGGCTTCAGCGGCGCGAAGGAAGTCTTCGTCACCGACTGGGACCGGGACGGCGCCTACGACCTCGTGACCCAGTGGACCAACGGGAACCTCACCCTGCACCGCGGCATCGCCACCGGAGGGTTCCAGGCAGCAATCACCCTTGGGTCCGGCGGCTGGCAGTCCCTCACCCTCGCGGTGGGCGGCTGGTGCGCCAACAACAGGATGCCGCAGATCCTGGCCCTGGACGGAAGCGGGAACCTCTTCCTTTACCCCAACAAGGGCACCAGCGACCTCTCGGCCAGGGCCTTGATCACGGGCGGCATCACCGCCTCCCGCCTGGCGATGGTGGACTACGACGCCGACGGCTTCCAGGATGTCCTCGCCCTCCGCGCTGACGGCGCTGTGCAGCTCTACCGCGGCTGGGGAACCACCACCCTCCGCGCCGAGGCGCGGCCCACGGTAGCCACCGGCTGGCAGGACGTCACCGGGATCAGGGCGCTGAAGAACGTCACCGGACTGAACTCCACCGGCGTTGCGCTCCGCAGGGCTTCCGATGTTGTGCAGTACTGGGACCTCTCGGGCGGAAGACTGGCATCGCCGTCGAACATTGCAGGACCCTGGACGGGCCAGCGGCTGGCGCAGTAAGCGCCACACAGTAAGTACCAAGACAAGATGCGGAGAACCCGCGCCGCGAAGGCGGCGGGTGGACGCCGGTGGTACGGGCGTCCACCGGCTAACTGACGGTCTGCAGCTCCAGTACGTCCTTGAGCCGGTCAAGCTGGGACACTTCGGCGCGGACCCGCCGCTGGGCGATCCTGTTCAGGACGCCGAACCGGTCCAGGAAGGAGAACGAGCCCTCCGGCCGGGCTTCGAGCGCGTAGCGGAGCCGGGTGCCGTCGTTCTCGGTGCTGAGGTAGTAGCCGCCCGAACGGTTCGACGGGCCGGAGGTCACCCGGAACTGGATTTCGGCGCCGGGCCTGGCCTGGGTGATTTCCAGCTCGGCCGGGATGCTGAGTCCGGACCGCCCGGCCACCATCTTGCGGTACATGGCCCCCTTGGTTCCGGCAGAGCCCTGCACCAGCTTCACGCTGCGGACAGCTTCGCGCCAGTGAGGCAGGTTGGTGGCGTCCATCAGGTACAGGTACACGGCCATGGCGTCACGCCGGATGAAGACCTCGTGTTCTGCGGATGCCATGGGGGATCTTTCTGTGGGTGCGCGGGTATGCTGCCTGGACCGCCTCCCCCTGGCGCCGCAGCTTTCCGGTTCAGGTTAGCCAGCCTGCCGGGCGCCCACCTAGCCAGATGCGGCGACGTTATTGAAGAGTTACTGGATGACGTGCCGGATCACGGACACAGCTGGAACTGCTTGCACCGTGGCCGGACCGCCGTTCCATCTGCGCTAAGCTAAGTTCTGCCCCGCAGATGCGGCGGCAACGCGGCTGTAGCTCAATGGTAGAGCGCTAGCTTCCCAAGCTTGATACGCGGGTTCGATTCCCGTCAGCCGCTCCAGTGTTCCAGGCCCCGGCACCGCGGACGCCGCCGGCACCCGGCCTTCCCGCCCGGCCATTAGGTCCGCCCGTGTAAGGTCGGAAGCCAGGAACCTCTTCGGTTCCGCTACAGGAGCAATCATGGCTGACAAGTCCCCGCGTCAAACAGCATCCAAGAAATCCGGCAAGTCCATCAAGGAAAAGCGCGCTGACAAAAGGGCCGCCGCCGCGCCGGCCAGCTCTATCGATACCACCCCCGGCAAGGCAACCAAAAAGAAGTGAGCGGCCAACAAACCCGGCTGAGCCTGGGCATCCTGGCCTCCACCCGGAAACCCGACGAACGCCGCCTGCCCATCCACCCACTGCATTTCGGCCGGATTCCCCCGGAATTGCGGGAGCGCATCATCCTGGAACATGGCTACGGCGAGCGTTTCGGCGTAGGGGATGCCCACCTGGCCACCCTGGTGGGGAGAATCGTGCCCCGGGCGACGCTGCTTGCAGAGGCCGACGTGGTGCTCCTGCCCAAGCCGCAGCCCGAAGACCTGGCGGAACTCCGCGACGGCCAGGTCCTGTGGGGGTGGCCGCACTGTGTCCAGGACCGGGCCATCACCCAGCTGTCCATCGACAAGAAGCTGACCCTCATCGCGTTCGAGGCAATGAACCACTGGGCCAGCGACGGCGGCTTTGGCCTGCATGTCTTCCACAAGAACAATGAGCTGGCCGGCTACTGCTCGGTGCTCCACGCGCTTTCGCTTACCGGTTCCACCGGTGACTACGGCCGCCGACTCAGCGCCGTGGTTATCGGTTTCGGTGCCACCGCCCGCGGTGCCGTAACCGCCCTGAACGCCCACGGCGTGCACGACGTCCAAGTGCTGACCAACCGTGGAATCGCGGCGGTGGGCGCCCCGATCCATTCAGTGAACATCGTGCAGTTCGACCATGACGACGAAGCTCCTTTCCTGAGCCAGGTCATCACCGAGCGGGGGCGGCTGCCGCTGGCGCCGTTCCTGGCCGAGAGCGACATCGTGGTCAACTGCACGCTGCAGGATCCCAACAATCCGCTGACCTACCTCCAGACGGAAGACCTCGCGGCCTTCAGCCCGGGGAGCCTGATCGTAGACGTCTCCTGTGATGAAGGCATGGGGTTCAGCTGGGCCCGCTCCACTACCTTTGCCGAGCCGATGTTTACGGTGGGCAACCACATCAACTACTACGCGGTGGACCACAGCCCGTCCTACCTCTGGAACTCCTCCAGTTGGGAGATCAGCCAGGCCCTGCTGCCGTTCCTTGAGCCGGTGCTCGGCGGCCCGGCCGAGTGGGACCGCAACGAGACCCTGGCGCGGGCCATCGAAATCCGCGCCGGCGTGGTCCTCAACAAAAGCGTGCTCGAGTTCCAGCAGCGGGAGGCAGACTACCCACACTCCGCCAGGAACCCGGATCTGGCCGGGCAGACCTGACCTCTGGCCCTAAGCAGGCCGCCGGCCGGTCCGTGCTCCTGCCGGGCCGCCGCCGGCATGGCCACACTTTTGCCCCATCCGGCGACGGTTTTGCGGTCGGTGAACGCCCGGCCTTCGGCCCCCACTTTCTCCTGCCTCCGGGCGTAGGGTCGCAAAGCAAGCGAACCCGTACGTAAGGACTGTCATGACAAAGGTTTTGGACGACGTTGCCGCGGTGGCACAGGACCTCGCCGGAGTTTACGAGGATCTGCACCAACATCCCGAGCTGTCCGGAGCCGAAGTCCGGACCGCCGGGATCGTGGCCGAACGGCTCACCGGGCTGGGCTGGGAGGTCAGCGCCGGGGTGGGCGGGACCGGCGTCGTAGGCGTCCTGCGGAACGGGGACGGACCCACAGTGATGCTCCGAGCGGACATGGACGGCCTTCCTGTCCTGGAGAAGTCAGGGCTTGGCTACGCCAGCACGGCTCGCGGCACCAGTCCCGACGGCGCCGACGTTCCCGTGATGCATGCGTGCGGCCACGACGTCCATGTGACCTGTCTCCTCGGTGCGGCTGCGCTGTTCAGCGCCCATCTCCCGGCTTGGTCCGGAACCATCGTGGCGGTGTTCCAGCCTGCCGAGGAAACCGGCGCCGGCGCCCGCGACATGGTGGCGGACGGCCTCTTTGAGCATTTCCCCGTGCCGGACGTTGTCATGGGACAGCATGTGGCCCCGTTCCCGGCCGGTGCGCTGGGCGTACATGCCGGACCTGCCTTCGCCGGGTCCGACAGCTTCTCGGTGACGCTGTTCGGCCGGAGTGGCCACGGCTCCCGTCCGGAAACCACCGTGGATCCTGTGGTGATGGCCGCGGCCACCATCATGCGGCTGCAGGGGCTGGTATCCCGCGAGATCGGCGGCAACGAAACGGCTGTCCTCACCGTCGGCCAGCTCAACGCCGGCACCAAGGACAACATCATTCCCGACGAGGCCCGGCTGGGCATCAGCATACGGACCGCGGATCCGGCGGTCCGGGAGCGGATGATCAGCGGCATGACCCGAATCATCAACGGCGAGGCCGCGGCTTCCGGGGCGCCCCAGCCGCCCTCGATCACCGCCGGGCAGCACTTTCCCGTGGTGGTCAACAACCACGACGCCACCGCCCGCGTACGCGAGGCGTTTGCCGCGAAGCTGGGCGGCGCCGTCGATCCTGGCCCCGTCACCGGCAGCGAGGACGTGGGCACCCTCGCCACAGCCGCAGGGGCACCTTTGGTGTACTGGCTGCTGGGTGGCACTGATCCCGAGGCGTACGGCAGGGCGGTCCAGGACGGGACGGTGGCATCCACCATCCCGTCCAACCACTCACCGAGTTTTGCCCCCGTCATCCGCCCCACGCTCGACGCCGGGATCTCGGCGCTGGTGGTGGCCGCGTTCGCGTGGGTAGGAAGCCCCGAAGATTAGGACGAGGCAGGCGCCGTCCGGTCCACGATCCGGATCGGCCGGCGCCGGTCCCGCACGTCCACTTTCAGGGTCAGCGCGCCCTTCCGCGCCAGGACAATGCCCACCACAACGGCCGCGGCCGCAGGGACCCCGCCGGAGACCAGGAGCGCCATGTGCGGGTCGGCGTGTTCGGCGATCCATCCGAGCATCGGCCCGCCCAGTGCCTGGCCGCCAATGAGCACCATGATGTACAGGCTCATGACGCGGCCGCGGATCCCCATGTTTGAGCTGATCTGCACCAGCTGGTTGGAGCCGGTGAGGAACATCAGGCACCAGAACCCGGACAGCACCATCACGGCACCGAACGTTGCCAGCGAGGGCGCCAGCGCGGCCAGGCACAGCATGGCCCCGTACATTCCGGCGCAGAACACCACCGAGCGCAGCCGCAGTTGCCGCCGCCTGGTCGAGGCTATGGCGCCGGCCAGGGCGCCGAGGGCCACCAGCGCGTTGAGGAGGCCATATCCGCCGGCGCCCACACGGAAGACATGGTCGGCAAAGGCTGCGAGGATCACCGGCAGGCTCATGGCGAACACGGAAATGAATCCGGCCATCAGCCACGGCCAGTAGATGGTGGGCTTGCCCAGCG from Pseudarthrobacter chlorophenolicus A6 encodes:
- a CDS encoding SRPBCC family protein, with amino-acid sequence MASAEHEVFIRRDAMAVYLYLMDATNLPHWREAVRSVKLVQGSAGTKGAMYRKMVAGRSGLSIPAELEITQARPGAEIQFRVTSGPSNRSGGYYLSTENDGTRLRYALEARPEGSFSFLDRFGVLNRIAQRRVRAEVSQLDRLKDVLELQTVS
- a CDS encoding N(5)-(carboxyethyl)ornithine synthase, translated to MSGQQTRLSLGILASTRKPDERRLPIHPLHFGRIPPELRERIILEHGYGERFGVGDAHLATLVGRIVPRATLLAEADVVLLPKPQPEDLAELRDGQVLWGWPHCVQDRAITQLSIDKKLTLIAFEAMNHWASDGGFGLHVFHKNNELAGYCSVLHALSLTGSTGDYGRRLSAVVIGFGATARGAVTALNAHGVHDVQVLTNRGIAAVGAPIHSVNIVQFDHDDEAPFLSQVITERGRLPLAPFLAESDIVVNCTLQDPNNPLTYLQTEDLAAFSPGSLIVDVSCDEGMGFSWARSTTFAEPMFTVGNHINYYAVDHSPSYLWNSSSWEISQALLPFLEPVLGGPAEWDRNETLARAIEIRAGVVLNKSVLEFQQREADYPHSARNPDLAGQT
- a CDS encoding amidohydrolase; protein product: MTKVLDDVAAVAQDLAGVYEDLHQHPELSGAEVRTAGIVAERLTGLGWEVSAGVGGTGVVGVLRNGDGPTVMLRADMDGLPVLEKSGLGYASTARGTSPDGADVPVMHACGHDVHVTCLLGAAALFSAHLPAWSGTIVAVFQPAEETGAGARDMVADGLFEHFPVPDVVMGQHVAPFPAGALGVHAGPAFAGSDSFSVTLFGRSGHGSRPETTVDPVVMAAATIMRLQGLVSREIGGNETAVLTVGQLNAGTKDNIIPDEARLGISIRTADPAVRERMISGMTRIINGEAAASGAPQPPSITAGQHFPVVVNNHDATARVREAFAAKLGGAVDPGPVTGSEDVGTLATAAGAPLVYWLLGGTDPEAYGRAVQDGTVASTIPSNHSPSFAPVIRPTLDAGISALVVAAFAWVGSPED